A section of the Oryzias latipes chromosome 10, ASM223467v1 genome encodes:
- the LOC101158777 gene encoding beta-synuclein yields the protein MDVFMKGLSKAKEGMAVAAEKTKEGVAVAAEKTKEGVMFVGNKAKDSVGTVAEKTTGAVGNIVAATGLGKKDDFPTDMNPEEYGQEAMEGHGEGMLEPEGETYDETQQESQDYEPEA from the exons ATGGATGTGTTTATGAAGGGTTTGTCCAAAGCAAAAGAAGGGATGGCTGTGGCTGCAGAAAAGACCAAGGAGGGAGTTGCAGTTGCTGCCGAAAAGACAAAAGAGGGAGTTATGTTTGTAG GTAACAAGGCAAAAGACAGCGTGGGGACAG TGGCTGAGAAGACCACTGGAGCTGTCGGCAACATTGTCGCTGCCACTGGCCTGGGGAAGAAGGATGACTTTCCTACTGACATGAAT CCTGAAGAGTATGGGCAGGAAGCCATGGAGGGCCACGGAGAGGGGATGCTGGAGCCAGAAGGGGAGACATATGATGAGACCCAGCAG GAAAGTCAGGATTATGAGCCAGAGGCATAA